One region of Thermococcus sp. MAR1 genomic DNA includes:
- a CDS encoding type II secretion system F family protein, giving the protein MMAGGLSGALIKVIERIVPKRWMRRYEVFIYSSGINFLAAEYLIVSLLVGIIGALVVDLFSTLIYAVIAFIALFAGMAFGYPYWKISKRIDEMEKMLPDAFFYLASSLRAGISFSEALEELTTAKFGALTEEFKKTVAEIKKGRPTVEALRAFAIRNRKSPVIYRSMMIIIEALERGAPMSDVLVYVGNDVREILRIKQERKASTGMQVMFFIITSGFIGPLILGIVAQVMVAMSTGNVQFPVETVRTILLGFVALQAIVSGLGIGVIREGKYSAGIKYSLLLVIMGLMIFQGASGLNLAV; this is encoded by the coding sequence ATGATGGCGGGAGGATTGTCAGGAGCGTTGATTAAGGTCATTGAGAGGATAGTTCCCAAGCGGTGGATGAGGCGCTACGAGGTGTTCATATACTCCTCGGGAATAAACTTCCTCGCCGCCGAGTACCTCATCGTCTCCCTCCTGGTCGGCATAATCGGCGCTCTCGTCGTTGACTTGTTCTCCACACTAATTTATGCAGTGATAGCATTCATAGCGCTCTTTGCAGGGATGGCCTTTGGTTATCCCTACTGGAAGATCAGCAAACGCATTGATGAGATGGAGAAAATGTTGCCCGATGCTTTCTTCTACCTGGCCAGTTCACTTAGGGCAGGTATATCTTTCTCAGAAGCACTAGAGGAGCTAACGACGGCCAAATTTGGTGCACTGACTGAGGAGTTCAAAAAAACCGTCGCCGAGATAAAGAAGGGTCGTCCAACCGTTGAAGCCCTCAGAGCCTTTGCGATAAGGAACAGAAAATCCCCCGTCATCTACCGTTCAATGATGATCATCATCGAGGCTCTTGAGAGGGGTGCGCCGATGAGCGATGTGCTCGTCTATGTTGGAAACGACGTCAGGGAGATACTCAGGATAAAACAGGAGAGGAAGGCCTCAACGGGCATGCAGGTGATGTTCTTCATAATCACCAGTGGATTCATTGGTCCTCTCATACTCGGCATAGTCGCCCAGGTGATGGTGGCTATGAGCACTGGCAACGTGCAGTTCCCAGTGGAGACCGTGAGGACCATACTGCTGGGATTCGTTGCCCTTCAGGCGATAGTTTCGGGCCTTGGAATCGGCGTTATAAGAGAAGGGAAATACTCAGCAGGCATAAAGTACAGCCTGCTGCTCGTGATAATGGGATTGATGATCTTCCAAGGAGCCTCAGGCCTCAACCTCGCCGTCTGA
- a CDS encoding CpaF family protein yields MPDEKKKKKETISWIDEILSGEDDLLENVLKEDKKKEEEEEHLPFVREEGGIDLEEILSRPSPEEAITSRPTGADILGEILTKEEEAPKEKPKPAPKPKPPSTLQDILGSSIRQEEPTYAGKAEVLDAYGNVRILRVKGEPVPIYEIRLPKLSREGEELFKRIKDRAITELQIDPSAFPDIEERRRVFMNAVRRMIKEEAPHFSEGRVEVLTEMIVQSMIGYGKLDPLVRDDNLEEIMVIGTGRPVYVWHRRFNMCKTNIVFPEEKEILNIIERIAREVGRRIDQQSPLLDARLPDGSRVNATIPPISLDGPTITIRKFKKDPLTIIDLIKYGTMNTEIAALLWIFVDGLGVKPANVLVAGGTGSGKTTTLNSLAMFIPPSERVITIEDTAELQLPVEHWIRLETRPPNVEGKGEITMDDLVKNTLRMRPDRIIVGEVRGPEARTMFTAMNTGHDGCMGTIHSNSARETIVRLESPPMSVPRIMIPALDIIIMQVRFHSRKKGTIRRITEIAEISGIEAESVQLNKLYKYDPAKDELIPTGVPSRTLNTLAHHTGMSISELEFEKEKRRIILDWMIEQGIRSIDKVGYYIRQFYIDEEALLKRIQAESSIETSKQVKNLI; encoded by the coding sequence AGAAGGAAGAAGAGGAGGAGCACCTTCCCTTTGTGAGAGAGGAGGGTGGTATTGATTTAGAGGAGATCCTCAGCAGACCCTCCCCCGAGGAGGCCATCACCAGCAGACCCACCGGTGCCGATATTCTCGGAGAGATACTCACCAAGGAGGAAGAGGCTCCCAAGGAGAAGCCCAAGCCTGCCCCCAAGCCCAAACCGCCCTCAACCCTTCAGGATATTCTCGGTTCATCGATTCGCCAGGAGGAGCCGACCTACGCGGGGAAGGCCGAGGTTCTAGATGCCTATGGAAACGTCCGTATCCTCCGCGTTAAGGGCGAACCCGTCCCCATATATGAGATACGCCTCCCCAAGCTAAGCCGCGAGGGGGAGGAGCTTTTCAAGAGGATTAAGGACAGAGCGATAACCGAACTTCAGATAGACCCATCTGCCTTTCCAGATATTGAAGAGCGCAGGCGCGTTTTCATGAACGCCGTCAGGAGGATGATAAAGGAGGAGGCTCCCCACTTCTCAGAGGGCAGGGTCGAGGTTCTCACCGAGATGATAGTCCAGTCTATGATAGGCTACGGCAAGCTCGATCCCCTCGTCCGCGATGACAACCTCGAGGAAATCATGGTCATAGGTACCGGCAGGCCCGTTTACGTCTGGCACAGGCGCTTCAATATGTGTAAGACCAACATAGTCTTCCCCGAGGAGAAGGAGATACTCAACATCATCGAGAGGATAGCGAGGGAAGTGGGCAGAAGAATCGACCAGCAGAGTCCACTCCTTGATGCACGCCTCCCTGACGGAAGCCGTGTCAATGCTACCATCCCACCCATCAGCCTCGATGGTCCCACCATAACTATCCGTAAGTTTAAGAAGGATCCGCTCACGATAATCGACCTAATCAAGTATGGGACTATGAACACCGAGATAGCGGCCCTGTTGTGGATATTCGTGGACGGCCTGGGCGTTAAGCCAGCGAACGTTCTCGTCGCGGGAGGTACAGGTTCCGGTAAGACAACAACACTCAACTCCCTTGCCATGTTCATTCCGCCGAGCGAGCGCGTGATAACGATAGAGGACACGGCCGAGCTTCAGCTCCCGGTTGAGCACTGGATCAGGCTAGAGACGAGGCCGCCCAACGTCGAGGGCAAGGGCGAGATAACCATGGACGACCTCGTTAAGAACACCCTTCGTATGCGTCCCGACAGGATCATTGTCGGTGAGGTTCGTGGTCCAGAGGCCAGAACTATGTTCACCGCAATGAACACTGGTCATGACGGCTGTATGGGAACCATACACTCAAACAGCGCGAGGGAAACCATAGTCCGTCTGGAAAGCCCGCCGATGAGCGTTCCCAGGATAATGATACCCGCACTGGACATCATCATTATGCAGGTCAGGTTCCACAGCAGGAAGAAGGGAACCATAAGGCGCATTACAGAGATAGCCGAGATTTCTGGCATTGAGGCCGAAAGCGTCCAGCTCAACAAACTCTACAAGTACGACCCGGCTAAGGATGAGTTGATTCCCACTGGTGTTCCCAGCAGGACACTCAACACACTTGCCCACCACACGGGCATGAGCATATCAGAGCTTGAATTCGAGAAGGAGAAGCGCAGGATAATCTTGGACTGGATGATAGAGCAGGGAATCAGGAGCATCGATAAGGTCGGATACTACATAAGGCAGTTCTACATAGACGAAGAGGCGTTGCTGAAGAGGATTCAGGCAGAGAGCAGCATTGAAACCAGCAAGCAGGTTAAGAATCTGATCTAA
- a CDS encoding type II secretion system F family protein, translating to MGVVKAITDFLERLGGKTVEVAEKPLRRIPQGKSVQERLRALKELQKEIEKGRAEEEREKEIEEILEWRKKEIQKPFSERLAETVLRYFKGPVQSLTNSLKGLDQELYRASILMPQEKYVALMLAVAVFAGIFGFLFAYLLYIPLDMSALVGFLGFVGGFMYMRYYPRMVWKRRVVEVERAMPYALRHMASLLSAGVGISEALLSVARADYGVISEEFELILRDMRTGSSFEDALTKFDEKMGSENVSRVVKQILRAIKFGGNLSEILYKLAEDFAFEYRMKLIEYVQRVNGIAFIYMFMTIVMPTMFVVGILAGSVMAQQLIMPPETLAVILLFAFPALSFIVVNMIKKGEPR from the coding sequence GTGGGCGTCGTTAAAGCCATTACCGACTTTTTGGAACGCCTAGGGGGAAAGACGGTAGAGGTCGCTGAGAAGCCCCTGCGCAGAATCCCCCAGGGCAAAAGTGTTCAAGAGAGACTTCGGGCGCTCAAAGAACTGCAGAAGGAAATCGAGAAGGGGAGGGCTGAAGAAGAGAGGGAGAAAGAGATAGAGGAGATCCTGGAATGGAGGAAGAAGGAGATTCAAAAGCCCTTCTCCGAGAGACTTGCAGAGACGGTGCTCCGCTACTTCAAGGGGCCAGTTCAATCGCTCACGAACTCCCTCAAGGGCCTCGACCAGGAGCTCTATCGGGCGAGCATACTGATGCCCCAGGAAAAGTACGTCGCGTTGATGCTGGCGGTTGCGGTGTTTGCGGGCATCTTTGGATTCCTGTTTGCATACCTCTTGTACATCCCACTCGATATGTCGGCCCTCGTGGGATTCCTTGGTTTTGTGGGTGGCTTTATGTATATGCGGTACTATCCGCGCATGGTCTGGAAGCGCAGGGTTGTTGAGGTTGAGAGGGCAATGCCCTACGCCCTGAGGCACATGGCTTCCCTCCTTAGCGCGGGTGTTGGTATATCCGAGGCCCTGCTATCCGTTGCCCGCGCCGATTATGGTGTTATATCTGAGGAGTTTGAGCTCATACTGAGGGATATGAGGACGGGTTCCTCCTTTGAGGATGCCCTCACCAAGTTTGATGAAAAGATGGGCTCCGAGAACGTCAGCCGTGTCGTCAAGCAGATTCTCAGGGCGATAAAGTTCGGCGGAAACCTCTCCGAGATACTCTACAAGCTGGCCGAGGACTTCGCCTTTGAGTACCGGATGAAGCTCATAGAGTACGTCCAGAGGGTCAACGGTATAGCCTTCATCTACATGTTCATGACAATAGTCATGCCCACCATGTTCGTCGTTGGAATACTGGCTGGTTCAGTTATGGCCCAACAACTTATAATGCCCCCCGAAACCCTTGCAGTAATATTGCTCTTCGCCTTCCCGGCGCTATCTTTCATAGTGGTCAATATGATTAAGAAGGGAGAGCCGAGGTGA